Proteins encoded within one genomic window of Haematobia irritans isolate KBUSLIRL chromosome 5, ASM5000362v1, whole genome shotgun sequence:
- the TpnC4 gene encoding troponin C TpnC4, translating to MAEPQYDKEQLRVLRNAFKAFDHDDKGYIEHADVHQILEILGQKLDEKAVKALIKEVDKGTTGKLNFSQFCKLAARFVEVEEDGPVLMGELKEAFRVYDKEGKGYLTVQTLRNILHELDDKLSNQDLDMIIEEIDADGSGTVDFDEFVQVMTG from the exons GCTGAACCACAATACGACAAGGAACAATTGAGAG ttttgcgCAACGCTTTCAAAGCATTCGACCATGATGACAAAGGTTACATTGAACATGCCGATGTCCATCAAATCTTGGAAATTTTGGGCCAGAAATTAGACGAGAAGGCAGTAAAGGCGCTCATAAAAGAAGTGGACAAAGGCACTACAGGCAAAttgaatttctcacaattttgtaaattggCCGCCCGCTTTGTAGAGGTAGAAGAAGATGGACCCGTTCTAATGGGAGAATTGAAGGAGGCTTTCCGTGTTTACGATAAGGAAGGCAAAGGCTATTTGACAGTACAAACATTGCGTAATATCTTGCATGAATTGGATGATAAGTTGTCGAATCAAGATTTGGATATGATCATTGAAGAAATTGATGCCGATGGTTCGGGTACCGTAGATTTTGATG AATTTGTACAAGTGATGACAG